One Brassica napus cultivar Da-Ae chromosome C4, Da-Ae, whole genome shotgun sequence genomic region harbors:
- the LOC125586167 gene encoding anthocyanidin 3-O-glucoside 2'''-O-xylosyltransferase-like: MTAFLHLSNKLAEKGHEIVFLLPKKALDQGPQFFKTGSVHTISIPHVKGLPPGAETNSDVPFFLTHLLAVAMNQTRPEEETILRTNKPDLVFYDSADWIPEIAKPVGAKIVCYNTFSAASIALTLVPAAEREIIDGKEMSAEALAKPPIGYPSLKVVLLVHEAKASYGGDTRALVLSSMGKLLR; this comes from the exons ATGACTGCTTTTCTTCACCTCTCCAACAAGCTTGCAGAAAAAGGGCACGAGATCGTTTTCTTGCTCCCCAAGAAAGCTCTAGACCAG gGCCCCCAATTCTTCAAGACCGGCTCTGTCCACACCATCTCAATTCCTCATGTCAAAGGGCTCCCTCCCGGTGCTGAGACCAACTCCGACGTACCATTTTTCTTGACCCATTTGCTTGCGGTTGCAATGAACCAAACCCGGCCCGAGGAAGAGACAATTCTGCGTACAAACAAACCGGATTTGGTTTTCTACGATTCCGCTGATTGGATACCTGAAATCGCTAAACCGGTCGGTGCTAAAATTGTTTGCTACAATACCTTCAGCGCTGCATCAATAGCCCTAACTCTTGTCCCTGCTGCGGAGCGAGAGATCATTGATGGGAAGGAAATGTCAGCGGAGGCGTTAGCTAAACCGCCAATAGGTTACCCGTCTTTAAAAGTCGTCTTGCTTGTGCACGAAGCAAAAGCTTCGTATGGAGGAGACACGAGGGCATTGGTTCTTTCTTCGATGGGAAAGTTACTGCGATGA
- the LOC106448603 gene encoding uncharacterized protein LOC106448603, which translates to MEGRIQALVSMILMVTLCATILLQPGLAEVQVTPQFTSFPGSPIDLTKCWSSLFSVEDCVIDIYKFSVTGKFGINQACCKAFMDMDDKCWQKMFPFNPFFRPLLKNSCSRINGVVLTHTTPHQVPTIPGVSHPGSPVDLTKCWSSLTSVQGCVTEIYKSVFTGKFDNVGPMCCKAASAVDAKCWPHMFPLNTFFPRLLKESCSRIINEAEPTHK; encoded by the coding sequence ATGGAAGGTAGGATCCAAGCTCTAGTATCAATGATTCTGATGGTGACACTATGTGCCACTATACTATTGCAGCCGGGCTTGGCCGAGGTGCAAGTAACACCTCAATTTACTTCCTTTCCTGGCTCCCCTATAGATCTCACAAAATGTTGGTCATCTCTCTTCAGTGTTGAAGATTGTGTAATTGACATCTACAAGTTTTCTGTAACCGGTAAGTTTGGTATTAACCAGGCGTGTTGCAAGGCGTTTATGGATATGGATGATAAGTGTTGGCAAAAAATGTTTCCGTTCAATCCATTCTTTCGTCCTCTTCTCAAGAATAGTTGCTCTCGTATCAACGGAGTTGTTCTCACACACACCACACCTCATCAAGTCCCTACCATTCCTGGGGTTTCTCATCCCGGTTCTCCAGTCGATCTCACAAAATGTTGGTCATCACTTACCAGTGTTCAAGGTTGTGTAACTGAAATCTACAAATCAGTGTTCACGGGAAAGTTTGATAATGTTGGACCAATGTGTTGTAAGGCAGCTTCGGCTGTGGATGCGAAATGCTGGCCACATATGTTTCCACTAAATACATTCTTCCCTCGTCTTCTCAAAGAAAGTTgttctcgcatcatcaatgaaGCAGAACCTACGCACAAATGA
- the LOC106395136 gene encoding uncharacterized protein LOC106395136, whose protein sequence is MEGRIQALVSMILIVTLCATILLQPGLADVQVTPQFTSFPGSPIDLTKCWSSLLSVEDCVIDIYKFSVTGKFGINQACCKAFMDMDDKCWPKMFPFNPFFRPLLKNSCSRIDGVVLTHTTPHQVPTIPGVSHPGSPVDLTKCWSSLTSVQGCVTEIYKSVFTGKLDNVGPMCCKAASAVGAKCWPHMFPLNTFFPRLLKESCSRIINEVEPTHK, encoded by the coding sequence ATGGAAGGTAGGATCCAAGCTCTAGTATCAATGATTCTGATCGTGACACTATGTGCCACTATACTATTGCAGCCGGGCTTGGCCGACGTGCAAGTAACACCTCAATTTACTTCCTTTCCTGGCTCCCCTATAGATCTCACAAAATGTTGGTCATCTCTCTTAAGTGTTGAAGATTGTGTAATTGACATCTACAAGTTTTCTGTAACCGGTAAGTTTGGTATTAACCAGGCGTGTTGCAAGGCGTTTATGGATATGGATGATAAGTGTTGGCCAAAAATGTTTCCGTTCAATCCATTCTTTCGTCCTCTTCTCAAGAATAGTTGCTCTCGTATCGACGGAGTTGTTCTCACACACACCACACCTCATCAAGTCCCTACCATTCCTGGGGTTTCTCATCCCGGTTCTCCAGTCGATCTCACAAAATGTTGGTCATCACTTACCAGTGTTCAAGGTTGTGTAACTGAAATCTACAAATCAGTGTTCACGGGAAAGTTAGATAATGTTGGACCAATGTGTTGTAAGGCAGCTTCGGCTGTGGGTGCGAAATGCTGGCCACATATGTTTCCACTAAATACATTCTTCCCTCGTCTTCTCAAAGAAAGTTgttctcgcatcatcaatgaaGTAGAACCTACGCACAAATGA